CACTGTGTCCCTCACGCTTGAGAAGAGCCAAGGCGAGTCTTCGGTTTACCGGGTGATCTTCCGCCAACAACAGACGCATCGATCGACCTTGATGCGACGATGAGTCTGCGGTGTCAGCTCCTCGCTCGGTGGAAACGCGAGCAATCGCGAACTCAGCTTCGAAAACGAAGCACGCTCCGGGTTCAGCGCTCTCCTCGATTCGAAGCGATCCGCCCATCATATGCGCCAAACGGTTGCTAATGGATAGCCCCAAGCCTGTGCCCTTTTGAGTCGCCTGAGGATTCTGAGCCCCTTGCGAGAAAGCCTTGAAGATCTCTTCCCGGTGCTCCGGTTCGATGCCTGGACCCGAGTCCTGAACAGAGAATGCTAACTTCACAGTCTTCTCGTCTACTGCTTTCGTTTCCAAACCTACTAAAACCTCTCCCGCCTCGGTGAATTTGACTGCGTTCCCAATAAGGTTTAATAAGATCTGACGTAGTCGCGTTGGATCCGCTACGACCAAGACAGGGTGTTCAGGAACCTGCCACTTCAGATCTAATCCTTTCAAATTCGCTGAGGCTTGGAAGGTGCGACAGGACTGAACGACCAAGCTCGCTGCATCGCAGGCAGCGGAGTCCAAAGACATTTTGCCAGCTTCTATCTTCGCAAGGTCTAGCACATCGTTCAGCAAACTAAGTAGACTCTCGGAAGAACTCTGAATGGTCTCCAAATACTCCTTCTGAGCTGTATCCAATTTGGTACCACCCAGCAAATGAGCCATGCCTATGATTCCATGCATGGGAGTTCTTATTTCATGACTCATGGCAGAGAGAAATCTCGTCTTGGCAGAGTTCGCTTGCTCCGCCTCCCTTTTAGCCAAACGCAGCTCTCGCATGCGCTCGGCCTCCTGCATTCGAGCCAACTCCCCGGCTCGATAATTTCGATAAAATCGATAGCCTTGCGCCAAGAGAAAAACGAAAAGCAAAGCGTTCGCATAGGCATAAGCGATTCCTCGCTCACTTCCGACAAAAAGGCTAGTAACAAACGGTGGAGGAAGCACCACCGCCTGATGCACGAGCGACAACCTAAAGTTTGGCTGAAACGTCACCATGCCCCCCACCGAAGCCCCAACACTCCAAATCAGGATAATGAGAAACTCCCAAGTACCGAAGCCGTATTCAAGAATTGCATGCGAGCACATCACCCCGACTGGAGCTGCGATAAGAATGATACTGCCAGCGATTTCCCAAATCCACTGGTTGCTTCGATGCAGCAGCATCGAACGTATCCTCAACATAGTCGAAACACGCCAAATCAAGCCCACACAAGAAAGCTCGATCATCCCATAAAGCATGCGAGGATGGTCGTCGGCATAGCTGCTGGTCCAAAGGATGGTTATGAAAAAGGAAGGATAAACGTAAAAGGCATGGACCAACCTTCCGTTTAGCTCCGCACAGGTACGCGCCTGCAATCGTCGATCCATCAAGGAGCTCGGCGTCTTAAAACAGAGGGATAAACTCTTTAAGACAGCGACATTCATTCAGAATGTGGGGTTAAATAGGCGATTTAGGGAAATGACACCTGCCCTATCGCCTTATTCTAATTAAACGTACTACTGAAACCTGTCTACAGCATTAGAGGGGGAAATGCCCCATGGGTCGACTTTTTGACACTATATTCATGGCAACGCGAAACCTCAACCGAGGCCCAGATTCAAACCGAACGCAAAAAGCCCTGCCGGTTCTCCCGACAGGGCTCGATAGTACAATTGGTTGGTGTGTTCCTGGGCTCGGGAAAATCCAATTAGCCGACTATCACATCGGCGTGAAAAGCCTGCCAGTCATCAAGGTTGTTCAAATTGACCGCATCGAGAATACTGCCGTCGTCCTCTAGGCCGCAGGCGGAAAGAATTTCCTTACGGACATCGTCAGAATGGTTGTAGCCAACGATACTTGCATTGAGCTTTGATACAGCTTCAGCGTCCAAAGCGCCGCCTTTCTGCTCAAGTAATCAAGCTTCGAGCTGAGGATAGCTGGGCTTGCTTTTCATGAACGCGAGAAAATATGCGTTAGCGATTCCGAGGGCGTCGAGCACCATTTGATCGTATCCAGCGCCGATACCAGGGTAGTCGCTGTTGAGCTTGCCAGCGAGCTCGAGGGATACCTTTTGCCAGAGTCGCGGAAGATGTAGCACTCCAAGCGGTCCACTGACACCAGAACTTATTAAGGGGATTATTTGGCTCATATATTATTGGGTTGGTTTAGGGTTTCCGAATAGTCCGCAGCAGTGTGAATTAGCAAACGAGTCGGTTAGCTGCGATCCTTGAAAGTGAGTTCCGAAATAGCGGATTTATCCATCTGCCCCTTTCCGATCTTCGTAAGCTTATCGTACTGCGCCTTAGTCGCGTCATTCAAAGGAAGCGTGACTCCGGCTCCATCAGCGAGAGCTTTGGCTATACCACTGTCTTTCGCAGCATGTTCCGCCATAAACCAGGCATCGTGGTCACGATTAATCATATCCTCAGCGTCTGTCTCTAGCACTCTGCTGTTCGCTCCCGTCTGAGCAAAAACCTCGCACACCATCTTCAAGTCCAGTCCCAAGGCATCCGCGAGCCCAAGCCCTTCCGCCAAACCAGCTGTGTTGATATTCATGACCATATTGACCAGAGCCTTCATTTGGGACGCTTTCCCTAGGCCACCGATGTGCTTCAAGTTCACACTCATAAGCTCCAGAATTGGTCTTACTTTTTCGAATACAGATTCCTTGCCCCCGATCATGAGGTAGAGAGTGCCTTCGCGAGCTTGGCTTATGCTGGAAGCCATTGACCCCTCTATGGCATTCGCTCCCGCCTCCTCAGCAGCCTCAGCGATTTCCATCTGAATTTTCGGAGTCAAGGTAGCGCAATTCACGAAGATCTTTCCGGCTGCTCCCTGCAAAAGGTTATCTCCGTCTCCCTTGAAAATTTTGAGCATCGCAGCGTCGTTGCTAACCACTGTAAAGATCACATCGGCCAGAGAGGTCAGCTCCGCCAAACTTTCACAGCATTTGGCTCCGAGTTCGGCAGCCAGTGACGAAGCTTGCTCCTTATCTGAATCATTGACCGCAGTAATTTCGTACCCGCAATCCTTGAGGCGACGCGCCATATTCGCGCCCATACGACCAACTCCTACGAAGGCTATCTTTTCAGTTTTCTCAGCGTTTGTATTCATAAAGCGCTTATTGTTTTCTCCTGATTGGCGTTTATTTAAATATCTAGGTATTTCGATTTGTATCCTGTAAAAAAGAACGTGCTAGAGCTGAGTCTTGAGCTCTTTGATGTATGCCTTGATCGTTGCTTCATTGCGGCTGTAGTAAGTCCATTTTCCAATCCGTACTGGTACCACCAAATCGCTTCGCTGCAAAATGGACAAATAGTGGGAGGTGGTTGATTGGGACATCCCCGTCTTTTCTTGGATAACCGCAACGCACACCCCGTCCGAAAAATCCTTCCCGTCTTTGTGTGGTCGGAAATTTCCCTCCGGGTCTCCGAGCCAGCGCACTATGTCGAAACGAGTCTCGTTCGCTAAGGCTTTCGTCACTTCCACTACGTTCATCGAAACCTAAATAAATACAGCTCTAGGTCAGCGTCAAGGAACATATCGACATATTTCGATTTATAGTAGCGGGTAATGTATGGACTGGGCTAGATTCTATTGTTTTCGAACCTTGTATCGAGCCACAGCCAGAAGAAGGAGAGCTGATACAAATCCGAGCGTGGAGGACGAATCCGGCACGGATACTTTGATCTCGTCAAAGTAGGCAGTGCTAGATTCTTGATCGTCTCCGTACAAACCAAGAGCTATACGGTAGATACCATCTGCAGGAGCTACAAAGGACCAATTTTGCCAGTCGCCGACTCCTCCGAGAGGGATAAAATATCCATTTATATAATACGAATTCTCTACATCTAAAACGCTTTGTTCCCAAAGCAAACTGCCATCGATACTAACAGTCGCCTGATCCGCATCAAACGGAGGATAATCATTGGTCTCAAACCGAGCCCAGCCAGAAACGCGCTCACCCTTTTCCAGTGCGATGTCCTGATAAAGGCCAAATCCGTAGTAAGCGATTCCTAGCCCCCACTGACTTCCCAAGGGATCAAGAAAATCGATCCAAAAATCGGACGCTTGGGTAGAATAGAGCTGGAGCATGTTACCAGAGCTTCCGAGCGTCGAAGCGGGTGTGGACACAAACCCTTCTGAAGAGTCTGTAAACAAGCTGATGGTATTATAGGAGAATGGATAATCGGTTTCACCAGTATCCCAATTAATCAAGGTGCTTGAAGAGCCGCCATTGGCCCAAAGGAACACGTTCCAACCATTAATACGATCTTCAAAACTTCCGTTCTCGATAGACTCCGCTAGCGGGGCTAGGAGAGAGGCAAAAGCGATAAAAGCCGACACAACAGCAAGGGGTAACCGTTTCATAAATACATAAGGTTGAATTTTGGAGTTAGAGGAAAATACAAGATAACCGGTATCGTGAATTTCGCGAGCGAAAGCGGTTTCCAAGACTACCAGTTGAGACATCGTCCTTACCCTTACGCACCCCGATAATGGGCCGAAGCCTGGCTAGTCTAGAGCTTTCTGAATACAGCGAGGTCAATTTCTCCGATTTCGTTTTCTGCCAATTGCAACAAACAATACAAACAAGGATATTATGAAGCTCATTCCTAAGTTCGAATCCGGCACCGTAACTTTGATAGTATCGAAGTAAGCGGTACTCGAATCACCAAAGTCACCATAAAGATCCAATGACAGACGATAGGTGCCACTGCTAGAGGCGTAGAACGACCAGTACTGCCATCCACTATCACCAACATCCAAACTTGGCCAGGGCTTAGAAAAATCTGACGCCCCTACCGACCAGACGACAGAGTCATTAACCGCCACCGTCGCGTGCGATCTATCACGTTCGTAAGCCGTCGTATCAAACCTCGCCCAGCCAGAAAGGATTTCTCCCTTTTCCAATTCAATGTCTTGATAGAACCCGAAGCCGTACTCTACAGGACGCATGATCCACAATTCATGATCTGGGCTTGTGATATGGTACCACAATGTCGGTTCCGTATAATACAACTGCAACATGCTCCCAGAAGGGCTCAGAGTAGATGCGGGATTGGTGACAAAGCCTTCCGTAGGATCGCTGAACAGTGGGATTGTTATATAATCATAAGGATACTCTAAGCCTGGCCAGTCGTAGCTCCACAAAAACGGGCCTTCCGTATAATCAGTCCACAAGAAAGGTGACCATCCACTGATGCCATCTTCAAAGCTGCCGTTCTCAATACAAACGACCTCTTGCAGGGGAAAAATAGCCGCCACTAAGACGGCGACGAGACAAGTCTTAAGCGATTTCATTGGCTCTGGGGTTAGGGGATTTCAAAAACCGAAACCGGAGGATACGAAAGCTGATCGTTTGCCTCAATCTTACATTCCTCCACCCCTCCCCCATTTTGAACCGAGCAGTTCTCCTACGGAACTGCGAGCAGCCCCCTTGAACACGTAAGACTATCCTCCAACACTGAGAGCGACACAATCGATCGGCCTCGGGTATATTCTCTCTCGAACGCCAACAAAGACGGCCCCACCCAGCAATCTGATATTCATCTCAAACGTGGATTCAGCCACTATGAAAACCGAATCCATCCATCCAGGCACCACAATCGGGCACGTCCATTTGAAGGTCGCTAATCTGGAACGCTCCCTCGATTTCTACCAAGGCGTGCTCGGCTTCGAGCTAACCCAACGGTTTGGATCGGACGCGGCTTTCGTTTCCGCTGGTGGCTACCATCACCAGATCGGCCTAAACTGCTGGGAGAGCAAAAGCGGCCCGGCTCCTTCATTCGGCACCACCGGCTTGTACCACTTTGCAATTCTATATCCGACTCGAGCCGCCCTCGCCGATGCGGTAAAGCGTTTGCAAGACGCAAAGATACCTTTGGACGGAGCTGCCGACCATGGAGTTAGCGAGGCCATATATCTGCGCGATCCGGACCAAAACGGCTTGGAGCTCTACTGGGATCGACCGAAAGAAGATTGGCCACGGGACAAAGATGGCGGCTTGGCCATGTATACGGCTCCCCTCGATCTTCGATCCCTCATGAGCGTGTTGCAGGACGGGTAAATCTCATTCTGCCAAAGGGCGCTAGCCATGCGGCAAAAAGAGGCTAGGCTCCTTAGTTAAGTATGCACTGGAGCAATATTTTATCAGCAGCCGTTACACTTTTCCTCATCATGGACCCGATTGGGAACGTGCCAGTGTTTCACGGGGTGCTTTCAAATCTGGACCCGAATCGAAGGACCAAAGTCGTAACGAGAGAGCTCCTGATCGCCTTGGTCATTTTGGCAGGTTTCCTTTTCGCGGGCAACGCCATCTTGGCCTTCCTCGGCCTAACGCAACCTTCCCTGAA
This genomic interval from Pelagicoccus albus contains the following:
- a CDS encoding VOC family protein; translation: MKTESIHPGTTIGHVHLKVANLERSLDFYQGVLGFELTQRFGSDAAFVSAGGYHHQIGLNCWESKSGPAPSFGTTGLYHFAILYPTRAALADAVKRLQDAKIPLDGAADHGVSEAIYLRDPDQNGLELYWDRPKEDWPRDKDGGLAMYTAPLDLRSLMSVLQDG
- a CDS encoding NAD(P)-dependent oxidoreductase, yielding MQIEIPRYLNKRQSGENNKRFMNTNAEKTEKIAFVGVGRMGANMARRLKDCGYEITAVNDSDKEQASSLAAELGAKCCESLAELTSLADVIFTVVSNDAAMLKIFKGDGDNLLQGAAGKIFVNCATLTPKIQMEIAEAAEEAGANAIEGSMASSISQAREGTLYLMIGGKESVFEKVRPILELMSVNLKHIGGLGKASQMKALVNMVMNINTAGLAEGLGLADALGLDLKMVCEVFAQTGANSRVLETDAEDMINRDHDAWFMAEHAAKDSGIAKALADGAGVTLPLNDATKAQYDKLTKIGKGQMDKSAISELTFKDRS
- a CDS encoding ArsR/SmtB family transcription factor, with amino-acid sequence MNVVEVTKALANETRFDIVRWLGDPEGNFRPHKDGKDFSDGVCVAVIQEKTGMSQSTTSHYLSILQRSDLVVPVRIGKWTYYSRNEATIKAYIKELKTQL
- a CDS encoding ATP-binding protein, producing MDRRLQARTCAELNGRLVHAFYVYPSFFITILWTSSYADDHPRMLYGMIELSCVGLIWRVSTMLRIRSMLLHRSNQWIWEIAGSIILIAAPVGVMCSHAILEYGFGTWEFLIILIWSVGASVGGMVTFQPNFRLSLVHQAVVLPPPFVTSLFVGSERGIAYAYANALLFVFLLAQGYRFYRNYRAGELARMQEAERMRELRLAKREAEQANSAKTRFLSAMSHEIRTPMHGIIGMAHLLGGTKLDTAQKEYLETIQSSSESLLSLLNDVLDLAKIEAGKMSLDSAACDAASLVVQSCRTFQASANLKGLDLKWQVPEHPVLVVADPTRLRQILLNLIGNAVKFTEAGEVLVGLETKAVDEKTVKLAFSVQDSGPGIEPEHREEIFKAFSQGAQNPQATQKGTGLGLSISNRLAHMMGGSLRIEESAEPGACFVFEAEFAIARVSTERGADTADSSSHQGRSMRLLLAEDHPVNRRLALALLKREGHSVDVAVDGVEAVEAYQENSYDAILMDVQMPRLGGVEATLQIRDLEKKHGLRKTPIFALTAGVMAEDREAFKSAGIDAYLGKPFKPHELKALLQQVPIGE
- a CDS encoding DUF5069 domain-containing protein, which gives rise to MSQIIPLISSGVSGPLGVLHLPRLWQKVSLELAGKLNSDYPGIGAGYDQMVLDALGIANAYFLAFMKSKPSYPQLEA